One stretch of Microplitis mediator isolate UGA2020A chromosome 9, iyMicMedi2.1, whole genome shotgun sequence DNA includes these proteins:
- the LOC130675027 gene encoding putative uncharacterized protein DDB_G0286901 has product NNNNNNNNNNNNNNNNNNNNNNNNNNNNNNNNNNNNNNNNNNNNNNNNNNNNNNNNNNNNNNNNNNNNNNNNNNNNNNNNNNNNNNNNNNNNNNNNNNNNNNNNNNNNNNNNNNNNNNNNNNNNNNNNNNNNNNNNNNNNNNNNNNNNNNNNNNNNNNNNNNNNNNNNNNNNNNNNNNNNNNNNNNNNNNNNNNNNNNNNNNNN; this is encoded by the exons aataataataataataataataataataataataataataataataataataataataataataataataataataataataataataataataataataataataataataataataataataataataataataataataataataataataataataataataataataataataataataataataataataataataataataataataataataataataataataataataataataataataataataataataataataataataataataataataataataataataataataataataataataataataataataataataataataataat aataataataataataataataataataataataataataataataataataataataataataataataataataataataataataataataataataataataataataataataataataataataataataataataataataataataataataataataataataataataataataataataataataataataataataataataataataataataataataataataataataataataataataataataataat
- the LOC130675097 gene encoding uncharacterized protein DDB_G0292186-like produces the protein NNNNNNNNNNNNNNNNNNNNNNNNNNNNNNNNNNNNNNNNNNNNNNNNNNNNNNNNNNNNNNNNNNNNNNNNNNNNNNNNNNNNNNNNNNNNNNNNNNNNNNNNNNNNNNNNNNNNNNNNNNNNNNNNNNNNNNNNNNNNNNNNNNNNNNNNNNNNN, from the coding sequence aataataataataataataataataataataataataataataataataataataataataataataataataataataacaataataataataataataataataataataataacaataataataataataataataataataataataataataataataataataataataataataataataataataataataataataataataataataataataataataataataataataataataataataataataataataataataataataataataataataataataataataataataataataataataataataataataataataataataataataataataataataataataataataataataataataataataataataataataataataataataataataataataataataacaataataataataataataataataataataataat